One window of the Rosa rugosa chromosome 3, drRosRugo1.1, whole genome shotgun sequence genome contains the following:
- the LOC133741002 gene encoding carotenoid cleavage dioxygenase 8 homolog B, chloroplastic has translation MASLGFSVGCGNSCLLPRAAVSNHSNPNSSRDGFNPLKKGAKSRKRLTSTNVASPPLPAVAAPHLPPSKETDDRRSHVAWTSVRQERWEGELYVQGQIPLWLKGTYLRNGPGVWHIEDYNFRHLFDGYAMLARLHFENGRLIAGHRQVESDAYKAAMKSKKLCYREFSEVPKQDNFLSYIGELANLFSGAALTDNANTGVVHLGDGRVVCLTETQKGSIVVDPDTLDTIGRFEYTDTLGGLIHSAHPIVTESEFLTLLPDLINPGYLAVRMEPGTNERRVIGRVDCSQGPAPGWVHSFPVTEHYIIVPEMPLRYCAGNLLRAEPTPLYKFEWHPESKAYMHAMCKASGKIVASVEVPLFVTFHFINAYEEKDEDGRVTALIADCCEHSADTTILDQLRIQNLRSYTGEEDVLPDARVGRFRIPFDGSAYGELEAALDPNEHGKGMDMCSINPAFLGKKYRYAYACGAVRPCNFPNTLTKLDLVEKKAKNWYDEGAVPSEPFFVARPSATEEDDGVVISMISEKNGGSYALILDGTTFEEIARAKFPYGLPYGLHGCWVPKK, from the exons ATGGCTTCCTTAGGATTTTCTGTTGGCTGTGGAAACTCGTGTTTGCTGCCGAGAGCAGCGGTTTCCAATCACTCCAATCCCAATAGTAGCAGAGATGGATTTAATCCCTTAAAGAAGGGCGCTAAAAGCAGGAAGCGCTTGACGTCGACAAACGTCGCAAGTCCTCCATTACCGGCTGTTGCTGCCCCTCATCTGCCGCCGAGTAAGGAAACTGATGATCGGAGAAGCCACGTAGCTTGGACCAGTGTCCGGCAGGAGAGATGGGAAGGAGAGCTGTATGTACAAGGACAAATACCACTGTGGCTA AAAGGAACGTACCTAAGAAATGGTCCGGGAGTTTGGCACATTGAGGACTACAACTTCCGTCACCTCTTCGATGGCTACGCAATGCTAGCCAGGCTCCACTTTGAAAACGGCCGTCTGATCGCTGGCCACCGCCAAGTTGAATCCGATGCTTACAAAGCTGCAATGAAGAGCAAAAAGTTATGCTACCGTGAGTTCTCAGAAGTTCCTAAACAGGATAATTTCCTATCCTACATTGGTGAGCTGGCCAACCTGTTCTCTGGTGCAGCTCTGACCGATAATGCCAACACGGGCGTGGTCCACCTAGGAGATGGCCGGGTCGTGTGCCTCACCGAGACCCAAAAAGGGTCCATAGTGGTTGACCCGGACACTTTGGACACAATAGGAAGATTCGAGTATACTGACACGTTGGGAGGTTTGATTCACTCGGCACATCCTATTGTGACAGAGTCCGAGTTCTTGACTTTGTTGCCTGATTTGATCAACCCGGGTTACTTGGCCGTGAGGATGGAGCCTGGTACGAATGAAAGGAGGGTGATCGGGAGGGTTGACTGCAGCCAAGGTCCGGCGCCAGGGTGGGTTCATAGCTTTCCGGTGACCGAGCACTACATAATTGTGCCTGAAATGCCGTTGAGGTATTGTGCAGGGAATTTGCTCAGGGCCGAACCGACACCATTGTACAAGTTTGAGTGGCATCCTGAGTCCAAGGCCTATATGCATGCCATGTGTAAAGCTAGTGGTAAAATT GTGGCGAGTGTGGAAGTGCCATTGTTTGTTACTTTCCATTTCATTAATGCCTATGAAGAGAAAGATGAGGATGGGAGGGTGACGGCGCTCATTGCAGATTGTTGCGAGCACAGCGCTGATACCACAATCCTGGATCAGCTTAGGATACAGAATCTGCGTTCATATACTGGTGAAGAAGATGTGCTACCAGATGCTAG GGTTGGAAGGTTTAGAATACCATTCGATGGGAGTGCATATGGAGAACTAGAGGCAGCATTAGACCCAAATGAACATGGAAAAGGGATGGACATGTGCAGCATAAACCCGGCATTTTTGGGTAAGAAGTATAGATATGCCTATGCTTGTGGGGCTGTGCGCCCTTGCAACTTCCCCAACACGCTCACAAAG CTTGATTTGGTGGAGAAGAAAGCTAAGAATTGGTACGATGAGGGCGCAGTGCCATCTGAACCATTCTTTGTGGCCCGACCCAGCGCaactgaagaagatgatggtgtGGTGATCTCGATGATTAGTGAGAAAAATGGAGGCAGTTATGCTTTGATACTAGATGGAACCACGTTCGAAGAGATTGCTAGAGCCAAGTTCCCTTATGGCCTTCCATATGGGCTGCATGGATGCTGGGTTCCAAAGAAATGA
- the LOC133741004 gene encoding probable transcriptional regulatory protein At2g25830, with the protein MGSSCTTRALGSILHKFTTGVSSKWPNASARTGFLSRNLSSSPSISPLPFSWISTPIGSSPGVRRTIRTISPLSMGRRSSKIAGRKGAKDAKKAKLYSKIGKELVSALNKGGPNPVSNTALATILEKAKELDVPKEILDRNIKKASEKGQEAYIEKVYEVYGYGGASMVVEVLTDKITRSVATVREVVKNCGGKMADPGSVLFKFRRARVVNIKVSDADKDQLISIALDAGAEDVIEPPVYEDDTEEDQSESYYKIVSDSDNYSAILSKLRDEGINFETDNGSELLPISPIEVDDEAMDLNKELMTNLLELDDVDAVYTDQK; encoded by the exons ATGGGGTCATCTTGTACAACCAGAGCTTTAGGTTCaatccttcataaattcaccactgGTGTCTCTTCCAAATGGCCCAACGCCTCAGCCA GGACTGGTTTTCTGAGTAGAAACTTATCATCTTCACCTTCCATTTCACCATTGCCTTTTTCGTGGATTTCGACGCCTATAGGAAGCAGCCCCGGAGTGAGGAGAACCATACGGACCATCTCTCCTCTCTCCATGGGTAGACGTTCCAGCAAGATCGCTGGCCGAAAG GGGGCGAAGGATGCGAAGAAGGCAAAGCTGTATTCGAAGATTGGGAAGGAACTTGTGTCTGC TTTGAACAAGGGTGGTCCAAATCCTGTTTCGAATACAGCCCTGGCTACAATATTGGAGAAAGCCAAGGAGCTTGATGTACCCAAGGAGATCTTGGATCGCAACATTAAGAAAGCTTCTGAGAAGGGACAAGAAGCTTACATTGAGAAAGTATATGAG GTATATGGTTATGGTGGAGCTAGCATGGTAGTCGAGGTATTGACAGATAAAATAACCCGATCTGTGGCAACTGTTAGAGAGGTTGTGAAGAACTGTGGCGGGAAGATGGCAGATCCAGGATCTGTTCTGTTCAAATTCAGGCGTGCTCGGGTTGTAAACATAAAAGTTTCAGATGCTGACAAAGATCAGCTCATCTCCATTGCTTTAGATGCCGGTGCTGAGGATGTTATTGAACCGCCAGTATATGAAGATGATACCGAAGAAGATCAATCAGAAAG CTATTATAAGATCGTGAGTGACTCAGATAACTACTCAGCAATACTTTCAAAGTTACGTGACGAAGGAATCAATTTTGAGACAGATAATGGTTCTGAGCTACTTCCAATAAGCCCTATTGAG GTAGATGACGAGGCTATGGATTTGAACAAGGAACTTATGACCAATTTACTTGAACTTGATGATGTTGATGCCGTTTACACAGACCAGAAATGA